A window of Methanothrix sp. genomic DNA:
TAAATTAACAATACAATTCTAATTTTAGAATTTTAAAATTGTTGGGCTGAACCCTCAAAAGTGAGAGTTTGTTAATGCTGTGTTGGATAAATTATGAAAAATCCGCAACCAGAAGACGATTCCAGGAACGCGTAGAGAATAGATCAGAATCGACATCTGGAGACGTTATCTCGAAGGGTTATCCAGCACAGCAGTTTGTTAAGATAAATCGTATTTTATAAATTTATGGTGAGATGCTTTCTTAGCCGCGACTAAGGCGATCTGCTAACTGCATCCCAGATACTGACTGCTGGCAACAAATCGCTTATATCTCATGAGCAATATCTGCCATTGAGGTGTGAGTCATGGTACGATGGAGCGCTGATCGGGGCCTGCAGGCGAGGATGCTTCTGACGATGTTCCTGCTCGCAGCTGTGTACCTGATATTCATCAACGTCATAATGGCCATGGGTGTTGGTATACAGGGTGTCGTCCTGATAATGGGCATATTCCTCTTCATCCAGTACTTCTACTCTGACAAGATAGCCCTGGCCAGTGTCGGCGCGCGGATCGTCTCTGAGAGCGAGGCTCCGGAGCTTCACGAGCTTGTGGGCAGGCTCTGCGCCATAGCAGGTCTCCCAAAGCCCAGGATAGCGGTCGTCCGCACAGATATACCCAATGCATTCGCCACCGGCCGGAGCCAGTCAAGCTCAGTGGTCGCAGTCACCACCGGTCTTCTCAGAAGGCTTGATAAAAGCGAGCTGGAGGCTGTTCTCGCACACGAGCTATCACACATCAAAAACAGAGATGTGGCGGTGATGACGATCGCGAGCTTCCTCTCGACAGTGGCATCTGTGATAGTCCAGAACATATTCTTCCTAGGCGACAGGCGTGACCGGGAGTCGGGCAGCCTCGTCGCGGTGTGGCTTGTCTCTCTGATAGTGTGGATCGTGAGCTTCATACTCATAAGAGCGCTATCCAGGTACAGGGAGTTCTCTGCTGACAGGGGCGCAGCGATAATCACAGGAAGACCATCGGCTCTTGTATCTGCCCTCATGAAGATCAGCGGAACCATGGCCAGGATTCCGAGAGAGGATCTCAGGAGGGTCGAGGGTATGAACGCGTTCTTCATAATTCCCACGGGCGCAATAGCGAACCTGCTGTCAACACATCCACCAATCGAGGCTAGAATAGCGGCTCTCGAGCGCCTTGAGAGGGAGATCCTCTGATGGGATTCCTGGACTTTCTTCTGGGCTCCACAAGGCTGCCACAGCCTAGGTCTGAGAGGCTCTTCGCCATAGCCACAGCAAGAATCACGCTCGAGGCGAAGCTGGGGCTGAAGCCAACCGGAAGCGCAGCGATCTGCGTAAAGCCCCTGGAGTCATCGGCTTACGAGCGCACACGCGCCGAGATCGAGGACCTGCTCAAGCTGGGATCGAGAGAGGCTGGCACTGCATACCGCCTTGAGAATGACAGCTACGGCTACCTGTGGGTTGTGCTCAAGGATCCGGATTTCGAGGATCTCGTCTCTGGAATCCACATGGTCGCCAGGAGCCTCACAGACAGCGGCCTCGGACAGCAGCTTCTGTGCGCTGTGTACCCGTTTTCTGATGGATACAAGGTCTACTGGATATTCAGCTTCAAGCTGGGCGCATACTATCCGTTCGTCCCATCCGGTGCATCCGGCCGGGATGGCGCGCTGGAGCTAAGGCTGAGGTCTGTTATGGCCGAAGAGCTTCCCATAGAAAAGGATGTGGAGCGGTGGTATCCCATATGGGAGATGCCGCTCTAATCCTCGATAAGACCCTGACCTCTGAATATGCCCCTCGCCTCCTCGAACGTCAGATCCGGAGGCGGGAGTATCAGATCGGATTTTACGATCTCCGTTGCGTCCAGCGGCTCGCACCGCTCCCTGACCAGCGAGACCATCCGGAGCAGCTCGTTCCGGAACCCCTCTCTGTCGCCCTTCTCCACAAGCTCCACGATGCGGTTGTCTATGGCGTTAAGATCCTCGATGATGGTGTCAGGCGCCCTGTACTGGCCCTCGCCCATGATCCTGATGATCATTTCGTCTCACCCCTGAGCCTGGCCAGCTCCGCCTCCACAGCGCTTGATGTCTTCACCTTAGAGAGCTCGCGATCCAGTGCATCCCCGCCTGTGTAGTCCTCGAGGACCCCCTTTTCCAGGAGATCGTCGAGAGCTGCAGCGCGGGCCTTCATCCCCTCGGTCTTCTCCTCAGCGCGCTGTATTGCAAGGCCGACGTCCGCGAGCTCCTCGCTTATGCCAGTCACAGACTCGGTCACCTTCACCTGTGCCTCCGCAGCTGAGTACTGCGCCTTTATCGCCTCCTTCCTTGCGCGAAGCGTCTCTATCTTCGTCGAGAGGCGCGTCTCTACAGCGATGAGCTTCTGCTCCTCGCGGTCCAGCTCAGCGATCTGCGAATCCAGGATCTCGATCTGGTTCTGCAGGGATACCTTTCTCTCAAGCGCCTGCCTTGCGAGATCCTCCCTTCCGGAGCTCAGGGCGTCGCGCGCCTTCCCTTCGAGCTGCTCCGCGCTCTGCGCAAGCCTGGCGCGCTGGAGCTCCAGGCGCTTCTTTGATGTGGCGACCTCTGCGATGCCCCTCTTGACGTTCTGGAGCAGCTCGAGCTGCTTTTCATAGGAGTAATCCAGCACCTCTCTCGGATCCTCCATCCTGTCCATTATCCTGCTCATCTTCGATTTAACAATCGTTCCCATCCGATCTAAAAGACCCATTCAAATCATCCTCTCTGAGCATGCATCACTCATATCTCACAGCCCGGGCGCGTCTCGAAGGGAAAACGTTATAAGCTGGACGCTCTATCAGACACCACGTTCGCGGGCTCGTAGCTTAGCCTGGCGGAGCGCACGGCTGATAACCGTGAGGTCACGCGTTCGAATCGCGTCGGGCCCATTCTTTTCATCTTTTTGCTATATCGCCCTCTATGATGGTGTTCATCACGTAATCAAACTCTATGCGGTCGCACCATCCGGCCTTCTCGAATATCCCCATGAAGCAAACGCCCATGACGCTTTTGTGAGGGATTCTGCTGAGAAGTTGCTTCATCTCCTCGATGCTGACGCCGATCTTCGGCATCGCCATTCCACCAAGGACGACGAGGACATCCGCATCAGGGGAGCATCTGTCTCCCAGCTCCATTCCGTACTCGGTGGCTATGACCCTGCGCGTCCTGTCCGCGCTCAGCCCGGGCACGAATGCCAGCCTCTTCTCCCTCACAGGATATCCAAGGAAGAGCGCAAACGGCGTGCAGAATCCAGGAGAGCCTATGAACGTGATGCTCTCGTACTCCTTCACCATGTCCCTGAAGCCATTCAGCATTCCACCAAGCCCTTTGACATCCTGTACCTTCTCCATACTCGAGACCTCACGTTAATATGTCATCCAATATTAGTATTATATGTCTCCCCTGCAATGCCAGCGGCGCCATAGCGCTGAATCACATATCGTCTCCGCTGTCAGCAAGTCATCTAAAAACAGTATCGGCAATCGACTAGATAAATGATTCTGGGTCGTGTACTAAGAGCATCGAACCCAGCGGCATGTGGTATCGCAGTATTTGTGATCTGTTGTGCCAGTGAATGCCGATTTCTGAAATTCCATTCATTGATTCGGATACACGACCCGATCCTGCAATGCATCAGGGTTCCAGGGCACTTGTGCAATGTGCTTGAGACGGCTGGCTGTTTTGAGACTGGATCTACCTATGATCTATCAGCTCTCCTCTTTCGCATCCCACACGTTGTCCTTGCCATCATCCTGCATGCTGATCTCGTTGTCTTTGATGTTGTTCCTCATGAAGGTGTTCCTGCTTCCGGTGCAGTGGATTCCGTACTTGTTGCCCTGCGCTACGTTGTCTGTGATCGTGTTGTTGTTCGAGAGGACATTTATGCCGGCGTTCCCGCATCCGCATTTCCCGGAGTTCGTGACCTTAAAACCACTCAGAGTCACATTGTCTGCGCTTATCGTTATTGCGCTGCCGATACCCTCTGCGTCTATCACGGGCATCCCCCCACCGGTGTCCAATCCGATAAGCGTCAGGCTCTTCGAGATGTACACATGCTCGAAGTATATCCCGCTGTGGACCTCGATGGTGTCTCCAGCATGCGCAGCGTTAATCGCCTCCTGCACGCTCGAGAAATCGCATCCCTCTCCGCATACTGTCACTGCCGTGGCAGGAAGCGAGGCGAAGGTGATAACGTACACGATCATGATGCACAAATGCAGCTTCATGCCATCACATCTCCAGCATGCACAACAAGCTTTATGTCTTAAAAGCATTTGGAGAAGAGAGCGACTTAGGGGAATTGTATGCGACTTTCGATGGAGTTGGAGCTGCAGGACGTGCCGGGGCAACTGCTCCTAGCACTGCAACCCATAAAGGATGCAAGAGGGAACATAATCAGCGTTGTGCACCACAGGGACAGGAAGACACCCAGGGGCACAGTGCCTGTGAGGCTCATCGTTGAGATGGACAGATCGAAGCTGGATGGCGTCAAAAGAGAGCTGGAGAAGAGCGGGATCGTCGTTGTGCGCGCAGGTGAGGAGCGGTTCATAGAGGAGGTCTCGGTGATACTTGTCGGCCATGTTCTCGACAGCGATCTCGGCGATACTGTTAGCAGGATCGACTCGACAGGGTATGCAGAGGTCATGGACCTCTCCCTCTCCATGCCTGGCGTTGATGAGCCATCCTCGGCGTACATGAAGATCAGGGCCACAGGAAAGGAGGAGATGCAGAGGGCTCTGAAGATCCTGCGTGATGTTGGAGCTCAGAAGAAGCTGCTCGTGATAGAGCCGGTGGAGGACGATCTATGAGAGAGGTCAGGATCTCGCTGATCGGCTACGGTGTCGTCGGTCACGGAGTTGTTGATGTCATCGGCAGGAAGCGCAAGATGCTCAGGGAGCTGGGACTGGATCTTAAGATCGTGAGCATCACAGATCACACAGGCACGCTGATTGAGGAGGATGGGATATCTGGGGAGAAGGTTCTCGCCCATAAGACCCTTCAGGAGATCGCGAACTCTGAGATGAGCGCGAAGGAGACCATAAGATCCGTGAACTCAGAGCTGGTGGTGGAGGTCACGCCGACGAACATAGTTCATGGACAGCCTGGCCTGGGCCACATGGAGGAGGCCCTCTCCAACGGAAAGCACGTGGTCACCTCAAACAAAGGCCCTCTTGTTGTTGCATACAATAAGCTGAAGCGTCTTGCCGATGATAACGGGGTGATGCTCAAGTTCGAGGCGACCGTCGGCGGCACCATGCCCCTGATCAATCTCATAGAGAGAACGCTCGTCGGGAACACCATTCTGGGGATACGCGGCATATTCAACGGCACATGCAACTACATCCTCACAAGGATGGCCGATGAGCAGTATCCGTTCAGCAGGGCCCTGGCTGAGGCGCAGGAGCTTGGATATGCTGAGGCAGATCCAACATACGATATAGAGGGCGTCGATACCGCTGCAAAGATAGTCATACTGGCTAACGCGATATTCAACATGAACGTTAAGTACAGCGATGTCCAGGTGAGGGGCATAACAGAGATCACGCCTGAGGCCCTTGCGCTTGCGAAGAAGCACGGCTATGTAATAAAGCTGATCGGCGAGGTGCCGGCGCTGACGGTCAGGCCGATGCTCGTGCCCATAAAAAGCCCGCTCGCTGTTGGCTCCACTCTAAACGCAGCTGCAATCTACACAGACCTCTCAGGGACGATAACGGTCACGGGTCTCGGGGCTGGGGGTGTGGAGACCGCAGCTGCGATACTGAGCGATATTGTGAGCATCTACAGGACAAAGCGGGTGGATGCGATATTCTGATGACAGGCTTCGCGAGATTCGCAGAGCTCTGCGAGCGGATATCACAGACATCAGGCTCCCTGGAGAAGACGGACATACTCGCCTCCTTTCTCTCAGATCTGGAGCCAGATGATCTGAGGATCGTGGCCGGCTTCGTCATGGGAGTCGTCATACCAAACACAGAGCTCGGCGTGGGCCCGAGCCTCCTCTACGAATCCATATGCAGGGCCACGGGTCTGAGCACAGAAGCGATAAAAGAGCTTCTCAGGACCACCGGAGATCCCGGGCTCGTCGCGTACAGAGCTGTTGAGAGGAGAAAACCGCTCACGCTTGCGGCCTTCTCCGGAAGTGATGGTCTGGATATAAAAGATGTATATCAGAGGTTTCTCTCGATAGCAAGGGCCTCCGGCAGGGGCAGCCAGGACATCAGGGTGAAGAACCTCCAGTACCTCTTCAGCGAGGCATCGCCGCTGGAGGCGAAGTATATAGCCAGACTTGCGATGGAGGACATGAGGATAGGCGTCGGCGAGGGTCTGGTACGGGATGCGGTAGCAAAGGCATTTGGAGCATCAAAGGATGATGTGGAGAGGGCGTACAACCTGACGAATGATCTCGGGCTGGTCGCAGAGCACGCGAAGCTCGGAAGGCTGAACGAGCTGGGCATAAGCATAAACCGCCCGATCAAGATGATGCTCGCACAGATCGGCGAGAGCATCGAGGCGTCGCTCGCAGAGGGCGCGACTGCTGTGGAATGGAAGTTCGATGGCGCCCGGGTCCAGATCCACAAGGATGGCGGAAACGTGAGAATATTTTCCAGAAGGCTGGAGGACGTCACATCATCCCTGCCCGAGATACGGGAGATCGTTAGAGACCATGTCAGGGCGAAAACAGCAATCCTCGATGGGGAGGCTGTGGCAACAGGCGAGGACGGGAGGCCGCTTCCGTTCCAGGAGATCCTGAGGAGGTTCCGCAGGAAGTATGGGGTCGCAAGTACAGCGAAGAGGATACCCCTGAGCCTGCACCTCTTCGACATAATTTATGTGGACGGGGTGAGCCTTCTGGATAAACCTCTGGAGGAGAGGCGTGGGGTTCTTGTCAGCGTGGCGGATCCTGAGATCATCGCTGAGCAGGTTGTGACGAACGATGTCTCAAGGGTGGAGGAGATCTACAGGGAGGCGCTTGCAGCCGGGCATGAGGGCGTGATGCTCAAGAATCCCGCATCTGTTTACTCTCCGGGGAAGAGGGGCAAGAACTGGCTCAAGATAAAGCCGCTTATGGAATCCCTGGATCTCATTGTGATCGGGGCTAGGTGGGGGGAGGGGAAGAGGGCGAACCTTCTCGGATCCTACAGGCTCGCGTGCATCGACCCTGATACAGGGGAGCTGAAGGACGTCGGCTGGGTCGCAACAGGGATCACGGATGAGATGCTCGCGGAGCTCACCGAGATGTTCCGGGAGCTGATAGTCAAGGAGAGCGGGATGGAGGTGGAGGTCCATCCGCAGATCGTATTCGAGGTCGGATACGAGGAGATCCAGAGGAGCCCGAACTACTCATCGGGCTACGCCCTGCGTTTCCCCAGGCTTATTGCGGTGAGGGATGACAAATCACCATCTGAGGCTGATACGCTGGAGAGGATCAGCGAGATATACCGGCTTCAGAGGGGCAGATCAAAAAAGTGAGGAGCTTTTAAAATGATCGTGAAGAAGCTGAACGAGCTGAGTTCAGAGGACCTGAAGGTTCTCCTTTCGAGAGAGATCGGAATACAGGACGTCCTGCAGAGGGTCAATGACATAGTGATGGACGTCGCAGAGAACGGCGATGAGGCTCTCAGGAGATACACGGAGCAGTTTGACGGGGTGCGAATCGAGAGCTTCAGGGTCTCAGAGGATGAGATTGAGGAAGCATACGATGCTGTTGATGAGTCCGTTCTCAATGCTCTTGAGATCGCAGCTCAGAACATCTATGCATTCCACGATGAGGAGCGCACAAAGGATCTCTGGCTCTACCAGGTCGCGCCCGGGGTCGTAGCAGGTCAGAAGGTCGTGCCGCTGGAGAGCGTCGGAGCTTACGTTCCCGGCGGTAGAGCCGCATATCCCAGCTCTGCGCTGATGTGCGTTATTCCCGCAAAGGTCGCGGGCGTTGAGAGGGTGGTCGTGTGCACGCCTCCGGACAGATCCGGCAGGATCGCCCCGCTAACGCTTGCAGCCGCGGATATCGCCGGAGCAGATGAGATCTACAAGCTTGGGGGAGCTCAGGCGATAGCCGCCATGGCGATAGGCACCGAGAGCATCGAGCGGGTTGAGAAGATAGTCGGGCCCGGTAACGTTTACGTCACCGCAGCGAAGATGCTCGTGAGGGGTAGCGTCGAGATAGATTTCCCAGCAGGCCCCTCAGAGGTTCTGATCGTAGCGGATTCATCTGCTGATCCTGAGTTCATAGCAGCGGACATGATCGCCCAGGCAGAGCACGATCCGTCATCCATAGCGGTCGTGGTCACGACCAGCGAGCCGTTGATGAGGGCGGTCGAGGCCGAGATCTCATCTCAGATGGAGAGGGCGGAGCGGAGGGACATAGTCCAGGCGAGCCTGGAGCGGTGTGCCATTCTCTTCGCAGAGAGCATGGACGATGCGATGGCGTTCTCGAATGCCTTCGCGCCGGAGCATCTGGAGCTGATGGTCAGGGATCCGCTGGATGCTCTGAACATGGTCAGAAGCGCTGGGTCTGTGTTTCTCGGGCACTACACTCCAGTCGCAGCTGGTGATTATGCAACAGGGACGAACCATGTGCTCCCCACAGCCGGCTATGCGAAGATCTTCTCAGGCCTGAACATAGATGCGTTCACGAAGAAGATATCCATACAGAGCATGACCGCTGATGGGCTTGAATCACTTGCTGATGCCATAATAAAGATGGCCGAGTCCGAGGGGCTGAGGGCACACGCGGAATCGGTGCGGATCCGGATGAGGAGATGATTGGCACCCGGGGCGGTGTTCTCTGGTGAGGCTCGCAGAGCCAGGCGGAAGCTCCATCGATCATGGGGCTGCGCTCAGTGCGTTCCGCTCTCCCCATCGAGGGGGCCTGCGTCCTCGAATCCCTGCCTCTGGCCTGTGCCCGCCATCCTGGTCAGCTCCTCCGGCCTGAAGAGCAGCCTGACCGCGTTCAGCGCGTGCTCCGCCGCCCTTTTCTCAGCAAGCCTGACCAGAGCGCGCTCGTCCTCAGCCTCGTCCTCATGTACGAAAACCTCTATGATATGCCTGTTCGTCATGAGCTGGGCCATTATAAGGCCTGTCGATGCCTCATGAGCGCAGACCTTGTCGATGGGCGCAGCGCCGGGCATACCCAGTGCGATGACAATGTCGCACCTGTGCTCCTCGATGAGCCGCTTTGCAGCCACGGGGAGATCCTTCACGCCCGGAACAGTGTACCTTACTATCTCCACGGACGCGTGCTTCTTTATCTCGCGAATCGCGGCCCTGGCCATGTCATACCTGGCAAATGTGGTATCTGCTATACCTATGCGTTTCATGGTGTGAGCTCCTGTACGGTGTTCTGCGGGCTTTCACACATTGCTGGCTCACTGCCTGGGTGTGTGGTGCCAGACAATGCTCTTGCGGGGAAGTTTATTCCCATGCAGGCAATTGATGATACGGTATTTATAGGCATAATACATTTGGACATCATAAATCAAGATCAGCACAAACCGCATACTGGAGACGCATTTTCATGAGCCTTTCATCAGTTGGCACCAGTCTGAAATCGCTCTGCGATTCGATGTCTGATAACGTCGCCTCTGCGGTGAGCAGCATAGCCGGAACATCGGGCGCCGGCTCACACATAAAGATTGGAGCTGATGGGACACCCACAAAGGCGATAGATCAGATCGCGGAGGAGGCGGCGCTCTCTCCTCTCAGGAAGTTCGGCAGCGGATTCAGGGTTCTGAGCGAGGAGATGGGGGAGAGCGTCATCGGAGAGGATCCAGCGTACTTCATCCATCTCGACCCGCTCGATGGCACATTCAACGCGATACACGGGATCCCATTTTACGCAGTTTCCATCTTCATAAGCGATGGCACAACGCATCTGGCATACGTGCGCGACCTTGTCAGGGGAACCAGGTACTACGCGGAGCCCGGGAGCGGAGCGTACCGTGAGGATTCTGCAGTGGATCGGATAAAGGTGTCAGGAACCTCAAGCCTCAGGGACTTCAGCATCTCCGCTTACACGATGCGGCCGAGGACATCTAGGATCGTGGGCGTTGGAGATGTTGTGAGAAGGATGAGAAACCTGGGGGCTGCATCGCTCGAGCTCTGTTACGTCGCAGACGGGAGGCTGGACGCCTTCATCGACCTCCGCGGCTCTCTCAGGGTCGTCGATGTGATCGCCGGGATCCTCATAGTAGAGGAGGCAGGGGGCACGGTCACAGATTCTCTCGGAGAGAAGCTCCACCTCAGCAGGAATATGTGGGAGAGGACGGACCTGATAGCTTCAAATGGTCTCATGCACAGAGAGATACTGAAGCTCGTAGAGGGTGGTACCCATTAGAATAGGCTTTGTCTCCAGGAACGATGCTGAATCGATAAGACTTGCAGGATCTCTCATAGACCACTTCAGGGACAGGGCTGAGATCTTCGTCGAGCCGGAGCTCGCAGAGCATCTGGGACTGAAGGGCACGCCGGTAGGGGAAATGGATGTTGATTTCATAGTTTCCATAGGCGGTGACGGTACGATCCTCAGGACGATACACAAGATGGAGGATCCCAGGCCGGTTCTCGGCATAAATATGGGTACTGTGGGGTTTCTCGTCGATGTCGAGCCTAAGGATGCGGTCAGGACCATAGAGCATCTGCTTCTCGGTTTTGAGGTTGATGAGAGGACCAGGATCGAGACACTGCTGCGGGGTGAGAGGCTCCCGCCAGCAACGAACGAGGTCGCGCTCATAACATCCAGTCCCGCGAAGATGCTCGATTTCGAGATAAAGGTCAACGGCTCTCCCCTTGAGAGGCTTCGCGCAGACGGCATGATATTCGCGACATCCACCGGATCCACAGCATATGCGATGTCTGCGGGCGGGCCCATAGTGGATCCGCATCTGGATGCGATAGTCCTGGTGCCCGTGGCTCCATTCAAGCTGTCAGCCCGGCCCTGGGTGATCCGCGGGGACAGCGTGATAGAGGTCGACCTGAAGCTCCCCGGAAAGGAGGCGCTGGTTGTGGTCGACGGACAGACGATGGCCACGGTCACGCACGGTGATGAGATAGTCATGCGGAGAGCTGAGAGGCCGGCGCGGTTCGTGAAGGCCAGCAGAGATGGGTTCTACGAGAAGGTAAAGGCAAAGCTCGTCTGAACAGCGATCGCAGTGTTAAAGAAGTGAGGTATGCGCGAAGCTGGAGATCCATTCATCTCTTAAACACAAAATCATGCCCATGCGCTTTTATGTTGTGAAGCTCGGCGGAAGTCTGATCGGATGCGCGAAGGAAATTGTCCGGAGGCTCTGCATTCTCGCTGAGAGCGGGTACGGTTTTCTGGTGGTTCCAGGAGGCGGCCCTATGGCGGATCTTGTGAGGGAGCTCTACGCCAGGGGCATGGTGAGCGACGAAGCTGCCCACTGGATGGCGGTTCTCGCGATGGAGGAGTACGCCTATCTCCTGGCAGACGGGACCGGCGCTGAGCTCGTGGATGATCCATCTCCATCGCAGGGTCTGCGGATCCTGAGGCCGTACAGGTATCTACTTGAGGACGACCGGGGGCTGGAGCACAGCTGGGACTACACATCAGACTCCATCGCTGCTCTTGTTGCATGCCGGCTAGGCTCGGACATGATAAAGGTGACAGATGTCGATGGGGTTCTGATTTCAGGGAAGCTTGTGCCTTATGTGAGAGCATCTGAGCTCATGGGGTTTCTTAGCTGCATGGATCAGGGCTCTCTGAGGATAATCGACTCCTGTGGGATAAGATGCTTCGTTCTCAACGGATCCTCTCCCGATGAACTCATCGCGATGGTGGAGGAGCTGCCTGAGAGGTGCCGCGGGACTGTGATCTGTAGCAGGTCGCTGGAGTGTTGCTGAGATCCTCCCGAGCGTTCTGCGAATCTCATATCAGGGAATCATGAGATTGGAGAGGCCCATCTCCGCGAATTATCGAAGAGCGGGATTGAGTCAAGTGGTGGATCGTCATTCTACGCCAATCCGATAACAGGATGAGCCACTGGAGAGCAGATCGTTGAGGCATGACAGAATCGCATGACAGAACCTGCACCAAATGGCATGAAATCATGATTCCATGCATCAGCGCGAACGATCGCCCTTCAGTGAGCGCACGGCGAATGCATTTTCCCGGCTTTTTGAGCGTGTGCGATCCAGATCGCAAAGTTTATAGCAGGACGTCAAGAAGGAGTGACCGGAGAAGCATGAAAGACGTACCAGAGAAGTGTATATCGTGCGGTGTTACCCTGCTTGGCACCGGAGGCGTCAGATTTCCA
This region includes:
- the hisD gene encoding histidinol dehydrogenase, whose product is MIVKKLNELSSEDLKVLLSREIGIQDVLQRVNDIVMDVAENGDEALRRYTEQFDGVRIESFRVSEDEIEEAYDAVDESVLNALEIAAQNIYAFHDEERTKDLWLYQVAPGVVAGQKVVPLESVGAYVPGGRAAYPSSALMCVIPAKVAGVERVVVCTPPDRSGRIAPLTLAAADIAGADEIYKLGGAQAIAAMAIGTESIERVEKIVGPGNVYVTAAKMLVRGSVEIDFPAGPSEVLIVADSSADPEFIAADMIAQAEHDPSSIAVVVTTSEPLMRAVEAEISSQMERAERRDIVQASLERCAILFAESMDDAMAFSNAFAPEHLELMVRDPLDALNMVRSAGSVFLGHYTPVAAGDYATGTNHVLPTAGYAKIFSGLNIDAFTKKISIQSMTADGLESLADAIIKMAESEGLRAHAESVRIRMRR
- a CDS encoding NosD domain-containing protein, with translation MKLHLCIMIVYVITFASLPATAVTVCGEGCDFSSVQEAINAAHAGDTIEVHSGIYFEHVYISKSLTLIGLDTGGGMPVIDAEGIGSAITISADNVTLSGFKVTNSGKCGCGNAGINVLSNNNTITDNVAQGNKYGIHCTGSRNTFMRNNIKDNEISMQDDGKDNVWDAKEES
- the ribC gene encoding riboflavin synthase, whose amino-acid sequence is MKRIGIADTTFARYDMARAAIREIKKHASVEIVRYTVPGVKDLPVAAKRLIEEHRCDIVIALGMPGAAPIDKVCAHEASTGLIMAQLMTNRHIIEVFVHEDEAEDERALVRLAEKRAAEHALNAVRLLFRPEELTRMAGTGQRQGFEDAGPLDGESGTH
- the htpX gene encoding zinc metalloprotease HtpX, which produces MVRWSADRGLQARMLLTMFLLAAVYLIFINVIMAMGVGIQGVVLIMGIFLFIQYFYSDKIALASVGARIVSESEAPELHELVGRLCAIAGLPKPRIAVVRTDIPNAFATGRSQSSSVVAVTTGLLRRLDKSELEAVLAHELSHIKNRDVAVMTIASFLSTVASVIVQNIFFLGDRRDRESGSLVAVWLVSLIVWIVSFILIRALSRYREFSADRGAAIITGRPSALVSALMKISGTMARIPREDLRRVEGMNAFFIIPTGAIANLLSTHPPIEARIAALERLEREIL
- a CDS encoding ATP-dependent DNA ligase, producing MTGFARFAELCERISQTSGSLEKTDILASFLSDLEPDDLRIVAGFVMGVVIPNTELGVGPSLLYESICRATGLSTEAIKELLRTTGDPGLVAYRAVERRKPLTLAAFSGSDGLDIKDVYQRFLSIARASGRGSQDIRVKNLQYLFSEASPLEAKYIARLAMEDMRIGVGEGLVRDAVAKAFGASKDDVERAYNLTNDLGLVAEHAKLGRLNELGISINRPIKMMLAQIGESIEASLAEGATAVEWKFDGARVQIHKDGGNVRIFSRRLEDVTSSLPEIREIVRDHVRAKTAILDGEAVATGEDGRPLPFQEILRRFRRKYGVASTAKRIPLSLHLFDIIYVDGVSLLDKPLEERRGVLVSVADPEIIAEQVVTNDVSRVEEIYREALAAGHEGVMLKNPASVYSPGKRGKNWLKIKPLMESLDLIVIGARWGEGKRANLLGSYRLACIDPDTGELKDVGWVATGITDEMLAELTEMFRELIVKESGMEVEVHPQIVFEVGYEEIQRSPNYSSGYALRFPRLIAVRDDKSPSEADTLERISEIYRLQRGRSKK
- a CDS encoding PspA/IM30 family protein is translated as MGLLDRMGTIVKSKMSRIMDRMEDPREVLDYSYEKQLELLQNVKRGIAEVATSKKRLELQRARLAQSAEQLEGKARDALSSGREDLARQALERKVSLQNQIEILDSQIAELDREEQKLIAVETRLSTKIETLRARKEAIKAQYSAAEAQVKVTESVTGISEELADVGLAIQRAEEKTEGMKARAAALDDLLEKGVLEDYTGGDALDRELSKVKTSSAVEAELARLRGETK
- a CDS encoding NAD(+)/NADH kinase, producing the protein MVPIRIGFVSRNDAESIRLAGSLIDHFRDRAEIFVEPELAEHLGLKGTPVGEMDVDFIVSIGGDGTILRTIHKMEDPRPVLGINMGTVGFLVDVEPKDAVRTIEHLLLGFEVDERTRIETLLRGERLPPATNEVALITSSPAKMLDFEIKVNGSPLERLRADGMIFATSTGSTAYAMSAGGPIVDPHLDAIVLVPVAPFKLSARPWVIRGDSVIEVDLKLPGKEALVVVDGQTMATVTHGDEIVMRRAERPARFVKASRDGFYEKVKAKLV
- a CDS encoding DUF2124 domain-containing protein, yielding MEKVQDVKGLGGMLNGFRDMVKEYESITFIGSPGFCTPFALFLGYPVREKRLAFVPGLSADRTRRVIATEYGMELGDRCSPDADVLVVLGGMAMPKIGVSIEEMKQLLSRIPHKSVMGVCFMGIFEKAGWCDRIEFDYVMNTIIEGDIAKR
- a CDS encoding homoserine dehydrogenase, giving the protein MREVRISLIGYGVVGHGVVDVIGRKRKMLRELGLDLKIVSITDHTGTLIEEDGISGEKVLAHKTLQEIANSEMSAKETIRSVNSELVVEVTPTNIVHGQPGLGHMEEALSNGKHVVTSNKGPLVVAYNKLKRLADDNGVMLKFEATVGGTMPLINLIERTLVGNTILGIRGIFNGTCNYILTRMADEQYPFSRALAEAQELGYAEADPTYDIEGVDTAAKIVILANAIFNMNVKYSDVQVRGITEITPEALALAKKHGYVIKLIGEVPALTVRPMLVPIKSPLAVGSTLNAAAIYTDLSGTITVTGLGAGGVETAAAILSDIVSIYRTKRVDAIF
- a CDS encoding bifunctional fructose-bisphosphatase/inositol-phosphate phosphatase, producing MSLSSVGTSLKSLCDSMSDNVASAVSSIAGTSGAGSHIKIGADGTPTKAIDQIAEEAALSPLRKFGSGFRVLSEEMGESVIGEDPAYFIHLDPLDGTFNAIHGIPFYAVSIFISDGTTHLAYVRDLVRGTRYYAEPGSGAYREDSAVDRIKVSGTSSLRDFSISAYTMRPRTSRIVGVGDVVRRMRNLGAASLELCYVADGRLDAFIDLRGSLRVVDVIAGILIVEEAGGTVTDSLGEKLHLSRNMWERTDLIASNGLMHREILKLVEGGTH
- a CDS encoding amino acid-binding protein, with amino-acid sequence MRLSMELELQDVPGQLLLALQPIKDARGNIISVVHHRDRKTPRGTVPVRLIVEMDRSKLDGVKRELEKSGIVVVRAGEERFIEEVSVILVGHVLDSDLGDTVSRIDSTGYAEVMDLSLSMPGVDEPSSAYMKIRATGKEEMQRALKILRDVGAQKKLLVIEPVEDDL